A genomic stretch from Thermonema lapsum includes:
- a CDS encoding glycosyltransferase family 4 protein, which translates to MSRFSASEYDQAGSITILVASVLKPIRDIRHYHKLSWALKRHLPAARFYFAGYGKPQAANEFCLFQGERLSFARLWASCRLLWLMWRLRPQVVMVCSLELLPAAWCYRLFFGAYLILDLQENYEANVRTHEGYRLRLLWAYIVRLCYRFFLPRVQCVLYAEACYAEEIEWLRKHPHALWIANKVRRHALPLAAASPFRLVVTGTLSRLFGLYEAVVLCRKLHALDARYHLVLAGQLSPALSAEELNFLNLPFIDNRQAAFEPVDYATIERCLQQGGTGLMLYHPKASIAGRIPTKLYEYLSWAMPIVGTAHPLWIHTAELYAPKSYYPLPLSQIEDPSTIAKLHEWLMQARRYTPEPTVFFETTEAPKLQAVAQQIEAHCLQRLERIKRK; encoded by the coding sequence ATGAGCAGATTTTCTGCTTCAGAGTACGACCAAGCTGGTAGTATCACAATTCTGGTGGCGTCGGTACTTAAACCCATTCGAGATATACGTCATTATCACAAACTAAGTTGGGCGTTAAAAAGGCATTTGCCCGCTGCCCGTTTTTATTTTGCGGGCTATGGCAAGCCGCAGGCAGCAAACGAGTTCTGTTTGTTTCAAGGGGAGCGACTGTCATTTGCCCGCCTGTGGGCGAGCTGTCGCCTTTTGTGGCTGATGTGGCGCCTGCGCCCGCAAGTAGTCATGGTATGCAGTCTGGAGCTATTGCCCGCCGCTTGGTGCTACCGTCTGTTTTTTGGGGCTTATCTGATATTAGACTTACAAGAGAACTACGAAGCCAACGTACGGACTCACGAGGGCTACCGTCTACGCCTACTGTGGGCATACATAGTGCGTTTGTGTTACCGTTTTTTTCTACCGCGCGTGCAGTGTGTGCTTTATGCCGAAGCATGCTATGCCGAAGAAATCGAATGGTTGCGAAAACATCCCCACGCCCTATGGATAGCCAACAAAGTGCGGCGCCATGCTCTGCCGCTTGCTGCTGCTTCTCCTTTCCGCTTAGTAGTGACAGGCACCCTTAGCCGGCTTTTTGGTTTGTACGAAGCTGTTGTCCTTTGTCGCAAGCTTCATGCCTTAGATGCGCGCTACCACTTGGTCTTGGCGGGGCAGCTGTCGCCGGCGCTTTCAGCAGAAGAGCTAAATTTTTTAAATCTCCCTTTTATAGACAACAGGCAGGCGGCTTTTGAGCCTGTGGATTACGCTACCATAGAAAGATGCTTGCAGCAAGGCGGCACGGGACTTATGCTCTACCATCCCAAGGCAAGTATTGCCGGGCGCATACCTACTAAGCTTTACGAATATCTATCGTGGGCAATGCCTATCGTGGGCACGGCACACCCCCTATGGATACATACGGCAGAGCTGTATGCCCCCAAAAGTTACTATCCCTTACCCCTTTCGCAAATAGAAGACCCCTCAACGATTGCCAAGCTACACGAGTGGCTCATGCAAGCCCGCCGTTATACGCCCGAGCCTACGGTTTTTTTCGAGACTACCGAAGCCCCCAAGTTGCAAGCAGTAGCCCAACAAATCGAAGCGCACTGTTTACAGCGCCTTGAACGCATCAAAAGGAAGTAG
- a CDS encoding GAF domain-containing SpoIIE family protein phosphatase yields the protein MMLSVLRQAVWQKLLVVFFFVLLLIELLFFVQLLPPLSLRLALAFLCLWLFQAAIVWILFLQLQTLNHRLETQVSEQAVANQLLEHHRAELAKALQDIQVVSEIGRKITASLSLDKALHTIAAYLDRRLPYDVLAIVQYDMFRASFDVGCHLLPGGASLPLSSWIIEDVCAYSLRYKRTVQTWDFQEEGGEYIESPVETPIRSLICVPLISASIKLGCLYVASCQKDAYTTEEVDFLESIGGYLAIAMENAQVYARVEKQSEQIKLKNKRITESINYASYIQQSILPKEQEIRAAFPESFVIYEPKDVVSGDFYWFQQIGSKQILAVGDCTGHGVPGAFMSLIGVNLLNEIVLGRGIVDPDSILAELHKGIQRLMKQNETKIQDGMDAGICTIDLRTKIMKFAGARMPLIYIQQGQMYEIKGGKKPIGGIWTVGEDPEAFHRRFVNLSIPTVFYLFSDGYPDQFGGPEGRKFMRKRLRRLLMDIHRLSMKQQKEILIDTLNNWRYGENYFHKQVDDILFMGVRLHLF from the coding sequence ATGATGCTATCTGTACTACGACAGGCGGTTTGGCAAAAGCTTCTTGTTGTTTTCTTTTTTGTCCTTTTGCTCATAGAGCTACTCTTCTTTGTGCAACTGCTTCCCCCTCTTTCGTTGAGGCTTGCCTTGGCTTTTTTGTGTTTATGGTTGTTTCAGGCAGCGATTGTGTGGATACTCTTCCTTCAATTGCAGACGTTGAATCATCGCTTGGAAACGCAAGTCAGCGAACAAGCGGTGGCAAATCAGCTACTTGAACACCATCGGGCAGAATTGGCAAAAGCCCTGCAAGATATTCAGGTGGTGAGTGAAATAGGTAGAAAAATTACCGCCAGCTTGTCTTTAGACAAAGCCCTGCATACCATTGCCGCTTACCTCGACCGGCGGCTACCTTACGACGTATTGGCAATAGTGCAATATGATATGTTTCGCGCTTCCTTTGACGTCGGTTGCCACTTGTTGCCCGGTGGGGCTTCCTTGCCGCTTTCTTCGTGGATTATAGAGGATGTGTGTGCTTATAGCCTGCGCTACAAGCGTACGGTGCAGACATGGGATTTTCAAGAAGAGGGAGGCGAATACATAGAATCGCCCGTAGAGACGCCTATTCGTTCACTTATTTGTGTGCCTCTTATCAGTGCTTCCATTAAGTTGGGCTGTTTATATGTGGCTTCCTGCCAAAAAGACGCCTATACAACCGAAGAGGTAGATTTTCTTGAGAGTATTGGAGGCTACTTGGCTATTGCCATGGAGAATGCCCAAGTGTATGCTCGTGTAGAAAAGCAAAGCGAGCAAATTAAACTTAAAAACAAGCGCATTACCGAGAGCATTAACTATGCCAGTTACATTCAGCAGTCTATCTTGCCCAAAGAACAGGAAATACGAGCTGCTTTCCCTGAGTCCTTTGTTATTTATGAACCCAAAGACGTGGTAAGTGGCGATTTTTATTGGTTTCAACAGATAGGTAGTAAGCAGATATTAGCGGTAGGCGACTGTACTGGGCACGGTGTGCCGGGGGCTTTCATGAGCCTCATTGGGGTCAATTTGCTGAACGAAATTGTTTTGGGGCGGGGCATTGTTGACCCCGACAGTATCTTGGCAGAGTTGCACAAGGGCATTCAACGTCTTATGAAACAAAACGAAACCAAAATACAAGACGGCATGGATGCCGGCATATGCACAATAGACCTGCGCACCAAAATCATGAAGTTTGCCGGAGCAAGGATGCCACTCATCTACATTCAGCAAGGGCAGATGTACGAAATCAAAGGAGGGAAGAAGCCCATAGGTGGAATATGGACCGTAGGCGAAGACCCCGAAGCTTTTCACCGTCGTTTTGTGAATTTGAGCATCCCTACGGTGTTTTATCTTTTTTCTGACGGTTATCCCGACCAGTTTGGGGGACCCGAAGGGCGTAAGTTCATGCGTAAGCGCCTGCGACGCTTACTTATGGATATCCACCGCTTATCGATGAAGCAGCAAAAAGAAATACTTATTGACACACTCAACAATTGGCGCTATGGCGAAAATTATTTTCATAAACAAGTGGACGACATCTTGTTTATGGGAGTGAGGTTGCATTTGTTTTGA
- the greA gene encoding transcription elongation factor GreA, with protein sequence MAKINYYTKEGLERLKAELQELKTKGRAEIARQIAEARDKGDLSENAEYDAAKDAQGMLELKISQLEELISNARIIDESNIDLSKVSILTTVKIRNTKNGMEMIYTLVPEEEANLKENKISVQSPIGKGLLGKQVGDKVDITVPAGTITFEVLEISLAQL encoded by the coding sequence ATGGCAAAAATAAATTATTACACCAAAGAGGGACTGGAGCGCTTGAAAGCTGAACTGCAAGAGCTGAAAACCAAAGGAAGAGCTGAAATAGCTCGCCAAATTGCCGAAGCACGCGATAAGGGCGACCTCAGTGAAAACGCCGAGTATGACGCCGCCAAAGATGCACAAGGAATGCTCGAGCTAAAAATATCGCAGCTCGAAGAGCTTATCAGCAATGCGCGCATCATCGACGAGAGCAACATTGACCTATCGAAGGTATCTATCTTGACTACCGTCAAGATACGCAATACCAAAAACGGCATGGAAATGATTTACACCTTAGTACCCGAAGAAGAAGCCAACCTGAAGGAAAACAAGATATCGGTACAGTCGCCCATAGGCAAAGGGCTCTTGGGCAAACAAGTAGGTGACAAGGTAGATATCACCGTGCCGGCAGGTACCATCACTTTCGAAGTGCTCGAAATTTCGTTGGCACAATTGTAA
- a CDS encoding HIT family protein yields the protein MASIFTKIVRGEIPCHKIAEDERYLAFLDIMPVTKGHTLVIPKEEIDYIFDLPDDLLAGLHVFSKKVAKAIEAVVPCQRIGVAVVGLEVPHAHIHLIPLNSIHDINFAHRMKATPEELAAVADSIREAFKKQNT from the coding sequence ATGGCTTCTATTTTTACCAAGATAGTGCGTGGCGAAATACCCTGCCACAAAATTGCCGAAGACGAGCGTTATCTGGCTTTTCTCGACATCATGCCCGTAACCAAGGGACATACGCTGGTTATTCCCAAAGAAGAAATTGACTACATCTTTGACCTGCCCGACGACCTACTCGCTGGCTTGCACGTCTTTTCAAAAAAAGTAGCCAAAGCCATCGAGGCGGTGGTGCCTTGCCAGCGTATTGGTGTGGCAGTAGTCGGCTTGGAAGTGCCTCATGCCCATATCCACTTGATACCGCTCAATTCAATTCATGATATTAACTTTGCACACCGGATGAAAGCCACCCCCGAAGAGCTGGCGGCAGTGGCTGACTCTATCCGAGAAGCATTCAAAAAACAAAACACTTAG
- a CDS encoding acetyl-CoA carboxylase carboxyltransferase subunit alpha has product MYLDFEKPIAELEAKLEEMIQMAKEKNTHNFDEAINSLKESIQRLKKETYSNLTPWQRVQLSRHPERPYTMDYIRALCEEFIELHGDRQVRDDKAIVGGFGRIGKQTIMFIGHQKGRNTKERQYRNFGMANPEGYRKALRLMRLAEKFGKPIVTLIDTPGAFPGMEAEERGQGEAIARNLREMFRIKVPIICIVIGEGASGGALGIAIGDRVYMLENTWYSVISPESCSSILWRSWDYKEQAAEALKLTAQDMLKSKLIDDIIPEPLGGAHQDPETTFQTVKQVILRDIEILQKEDITQLLAARIDKFSRMGVFIENPA; this is encoded by the coding sequence ATATATCTCGATTTTGAAAAACCCATCGCCGAGCTAGAGGCGAAGCTTGAAGAAATGATTCAAATGGCAAAAGAAAAGAATACACACAACTTCGACGAAGCCATCAACAGCTTGAAAGAAAGCATTCAAAGGCTGAAAAAAGAAACCTACAGCAACCTAACCCCATGGCAGCGCGTGCAGCTATCACGCCACCCCGAGCGCCCCTATACGATGGACTATATACGCGCACTGTGCGAAGAATTCATAGAATTGCATGGCGACCGCCAAGTACGCGACGATAAAGCCATTGTGGGTGGATTCGGGCGCATCGGCAAACAAACCATCATGTTCATAGGGCATCAAAAAGGGCGCAATACCAAAGAACGCCAATACCGCAATTTCGGCATGGCGAATCCCGAGGGCTACCGCAAGGCGCTCCGACTGATGCGCCTTGCTGAGAAGTTCGGCAAGCCCATTGTTACATTGATTGATACGCCCGGTGCTTTTCCGGGCATGGAAGCCGAAGAGCGCGGGCAAGGCGAAGCCATCGCACGTAACTTGCGCGAGATGTTCCGCATCAAAGTGCCTATCATTTGCATCGTCATTGGTGAAGGGGCTTCCGGTGGCGCCTTAGGCATCGCTATTGGCGACCGCGTGTATATGCTCGAAAACACTTGGTACTCGGTGATTTCGCCAGAATCCTGCTCGTCTATTCTCTGGCGCAGCTGGGATTACAAAGAACAAGCCGCCGAGGCACTTAAGCTTACAGCTCAAGATATGCTCAAAAGCAAGCTGATTGACGACATCATTCCCGAGCCGCTGGGCGGCGCTCACCAAGACCCCGAAACCACCTTCCAAACAGTAAAACAAGTCATTTTGCGCGACATAGAAATCCTGCAAAAAGAAGACATTACTCAATTGCTCGCTGCCCGCATCGATAAATTCTCGCGCATGGGCGTATTTATTGAAAATCCAGCCTAA
- a CDS encoding MBL fold metallo-hydrolase has translation MQLHVIETGFFKLDGGAMFGIVPKSIWQRYVPADENNMCTWAMRCLLIEDGNRLILIDTGIGDKQSESFFKHYYLHGDDTLLGSIQKAGFSPNEVTDVILTHLHFDHVGGAVRKQGEKYLLTFPNARYWSNSQHWEWATHPNAREVHSFLKENFLPIHESGHLHFIEEGQPSPFEHIDFFFADGHTEKQLIPIIRYGNQRIVYAADLIPSHAHVPVHYVMGYDVRPLLTFQEKARMLEEAVQHDYVFFFEHDARYQCARVHRTDKGIRLKDTFPLESIL, from the coding sequence ATGCAGTTACACGTCATAGAGACCGGATTTTTTAAATTAGACGGCGGGGCGATGTTCGGCATCGTCCCTAAGTCTATCTGGCAACGCTATGTGCCTGCCGACGAGAACAACATGTGCACTTGGGCAATGCGTTGTTTGCTCATAGAAGACGGCAACCGCTTGATACTCATAGACACTGGCATTGGCGACAAGCAGTCCGAAAGCTTCTTCAAACACTACTACCTACACGGCGACGACACCTTGCTTGGCTCTATACAAAAAGCAGGCTTTTCGCCCAACGAAGTAACCGATGTCATTCTCACCCACCTACACTTCGACCACGTGGGCGGTGCCGTGCGCAAACAAGGCGAAAAATACCTCCTCACTTTCCCCAACGCGCGCTATTGGTCTAATTCACAGCATTGGGAATGGGCTACACACCCCAATGCACGGGAAGTACACTCTTTCTTAAAAGAGAACTTCCTGCCTATTCACGAAAGCGGGCACCTTCATTTCATAGAGGAAGGGCAACCTTCGCCTTTCGAGCACATCGACTTCTTCTTTGCCGACGGACACACCGAAAAACAATTGATTCCTATCATCCGTTACGGCAATCAACGGATAGTATATGCTGCCGACCTCATTCCGTCGCACGCTCATGTGCCAGTGCATTATGTCATGGGCTACGATGTGCGCCCTCTGCTTACCTTTCAGGAAAAAGCCCGTATGCTGGAAGAAGCCGTACAGCACGATTACGTCTTTTTCTTCGAACATGATGCCCGCTATCAGTGTGCGCGCGTGCATCGCACCGACAAGGGCATCCGCCTGAAAGACACTTTCCCATTGGAATCTATTCTATAG
- the aroC gene encoding chorismate synthase, whose protein sequence is MNTYGTLFRLTTFGESHGPGIGGVIDGCPPNIELDQEEIQRELNRRRPGQSKIVTQRKESDCVEFLSGIFEGKTTGTPIAFFIRNHDAKSKDYGHLAHAFRPSHADYTYAVKYGIRDYRGGGRSSARETAARVVAGAIAKQVLRREGIRIWAYVSQVGEIALQKAWHELNPEAVESNEVRCPDAPTAEAMIALIRQVRKEGDTIGGVVSGVIEGVPPGLGEPVFDKLHAELAKAMMSINAVKGFEYGSGFEGAKMRGSQHNDLFYTDETGRIRTRTNYSGGIQGGISNGETIYFRVAFKPVATLMRSQESINEQGEKITIEGKGRHDPCVVPRAVPIVESMAAIVILDFLLRHRAYALD, encoded by the coding sequence ATGAATACATATGGCACTTTGTTCCGTTTGACCACCTTCGGCGAATCGCATGGACCGGGCATTGGCGGCGTGATAGACGGCTGTCCGCCCAATATTGAACTGGACCAAGAGGAGATTCAAAGGGAGCTAAACCGGCGGCGTCCCGGGCAGTCCAAAATAGTAACACAGCGCAAGGAAAGTGACTGCGTAGAGTTTCTTTCTGGCATCTTCGAAGGAAAAACCACTGGCACCCCCATCGCTTTCTTTATTCGTAATCACGATGCCAAAAGCAAAGATTATGGGCACTTGGCACACGCTTTCCGTCCTTCGCATGCCGATTATACTTATGCTGTAAAATACGGTATTCGTGACTATAGAGGCGGGGGGCGCAGCTCGGCACGCGAAACAGCTGCCCGTGTGGTTGCCGGTGCCATTGCGAAGCAGGTGCTGCGTCGTGAAGGTATCAGAATATGGGCATATGTTTCGCAGGTAGGCGAGATAGCCCTGCAGAAAGCATGGCATGAGTTAAATCCCGAAGCCGTAGAAAGCAACGAAGTGCGTTGCCCTGATGCCCCAACTGCCGAAGCCATGATTGCACTTATCCGACAGGTACGCAAAGAGGGGGATACCATTGGCGGTGTGGTAAGCGGAGTAATTGAAGGAGTGCCACCCGGGTTGGGAGAGCCTGTGTTTGACAAGTTACATGCCGAGCTTGCCAAAGCCATGATGAGTATCAATGCAGTCAAAGGCTTTGAGTACGGTAGCGGCTTCGAAGGGGCAAAAATGCGTGGCTCGCAGCACAACGACCTGTTTTATACAGATGAAACGGGGCGTATACGTACACGCACCAACTATTCCGGTGGCATACAAGGTGGCATCAGCAATGGCGAAACCATTTACTTCCGGGTGGCTTTCAAGCCAGTAGCTACCCTTATGCGCTCCCAAGAGAGTATAAATGAGCAAGGCGAAAAAATAACCATAGAAGGAAAAGGAAGGCACGACCCTTGCGTGGTGCCACGAGCCGTGCCCATTGTAGAGTCTATGGCGGCAATTGTCATTTTAGACTTCTTGCTGCGTCATAGAGCCTATGCTCTCGATTAG